The DNA window AGCACGCGGCGCCCGCCAATCAGATCCGGTAGTACATGTTCTCGAGCCGGCGAACCCTCTCCTCGATGGGCGGATGGGTCGAGAACATCCGGCCGGCTCCGGCCGGACGTCTCCGGCCGAACGCCTTGAGCGGGTCGGCGATGAAAAGCTGGCTGACTGCCGGATTCACGTCCATCGGTATCCGTCCCGATGCGCTTCCGATCTTCTGCAAGGCCCGCGCCAGGCTGAGCGGCTGGCCCGTCATCTCGGCGCCCGAGCGATCGGCCTGGTACTCGCGAGCCCGCGAGATCGCCATCCGGATCACCATGCCGGCCAGCGGCGCCAGGATCATTGCGGCCAGGGCCACCACCAGGCCGATCGCGTTGTTGTTGCGACGGCCTCCGCCCCCGAACCAGAAGGCCATCCGGGCGAAGATGGACAGGGCGGCGGCGAGCATCGCGGCGATCGAAGAGATCAGGATGTCACGGTTGCGGACATGGGAGAGCTCGTGCGCGATTACCCCTTCGAGTTCGTCATCCCGCATGATCTCGAGGATGCCCGTGGTGACGGCAACGGCGGCGTTCTTGGGATTGCGACCGGTGGCGAAGGCGTTGGGCTGGGCGGAATCGATCAGGTGGATAGAGGGCACGGGCATGTTCGACGAGGCGGCCAGGCGGCGCACCATGCCGTAGACCTTGGGCAGCTCCTTCTCGGTTACGGGTCGGGCCCGGCTCATGGCGAGGGCCATCTTGGCGGAGAAGAAGTAGGCGCCGAGGTTGAGCAGGGCTGCGAACCCCAAACCGATGTATATGCCCTGGGAGCCGCCGAACAGCGCCCATCCGAGCATCCAGACGAGCGCGCTCATCAGGCTCAACAGCGCGACCGTCTTCAGGTTGTTCATGGTGATCGGATCATAATGGTGCCAGGAGGGTACTGAAAAATGTCCAGTTGGCCAGGTGGCAGGCAATAAAACCCCAGGTCAAAGTGTCGTAAGCCAACCCTTCCCCGTCTCTTTCAGCACCCTCCCAGGACCGCTATCGGGTGGCCACCAGGACCCGGAAGTCGCCGAAACCCCGGGGGTGCAGCAGGGTGTCGATCTCGTTCACCCTCGACCGGAGACGGAGCCGCTCGATCGGATCGCCGCCCCGCGCCTCCGCCAGTTCCCGCCGGCGTAGTTCCTCCCTCCTGGCGCCCAACCCCAGCTCGGACAGGAACTCGTCCTGGCGGCACAACCTCGTATGCATTCCCCGGTCGGTGGCGACTCTGGCCAGAGCCGAGAAGTCGACGTCGGCGGTTATGTCCATCGAGCCCGGTTCGTCGAGCGGATGCCGGGAGAGGTGATGGGCGCGGTAGGTACGCAGCGTCCCACCCCTACGCCGGCGGGGCAGGAGTCCTTCCGAAGTGTCCCCGTAGTCGATGACCACGACCGCGCCGGCCTCGAGCAGATCGATCATCCGACCCATCCAGTCGC is part of the bacterium genome and encodes:
- a CDS encoding zinc metalloprotease HtpX, encoding MNNLKTVALLSLMSALVWMLGWALFGGSQGIYIGLGFAALLNLGAYFFSAKMALAMSRARPVTEKELPKVYGMVRRLAASSNMPVPSIHLIDSAQPNAFATGRNPKNAAVAVTTGILEIMRDDELEGVIAHELSHVRNRDILISSIAAMLAAALSIFARMAFWFGGGGRRNNNAIGLVVALAAMILAPLAGMVIRMAISRAREYQADRSGAEMTGQPLSLARALQKIGSASGRIPMDVNPAVSQLFIADPLKAFGRRRPAGAGRMFSTHPPIEERVRRLENMYYRI